Proteins found in one Alicyclobacillus cycloheptanicus genomic segment:
- the gyrA gene encoding DNA gyrase subunit A, with protein sequence MADNFESKVLPIELAQELKNSFLDYAMSTIVSRAIPDVRDGLKPVHRRILYAMFESGMTPDKPYKKSARIVGDVLGKYHPHGDSAVYDALVRMAQDFSTRYLLVDGHGNFGSVDGDPAAAMRYTESRMSSIAMELLRDINKETVDFGPNYDGNEQEPLVLPSRFPNLLVNGSSGIAVGMATNIPPHNLREVIDGVVMMIDKPDTTVQDLMQVIKGPDFPTGGIILGREGIKNAYETGRGSIQVRATTQFEEASGGKTRIIVTELPYQQNKARLIEKIAELTRDKKIDGITDLRDESDRDGMRIVIELRRDVRPQVVLNNLFKHTGLQGSFGVINLALVNGQPKVLNLRDMLFYYLEHQREVVRRRTQFDLNKAEARAHILEGLLIALDHLDEVIALIRGSATPDIAREGLMNRFSLSHEQAQAILDMRLQRLTGLEREKIETEYAELQKLIGELRAILGDEKLLLDVIRKELVEIREKFGDERRTRIVAAEGEISEEDLIPVQDVAIAITHAGYVKRIPLSTYHAQRRGGRGMSMIGTREEDFVEHMYITSSHHFLLFFTNRGRMYALKAYEIPEFGRQAKGLPIINLLQIEQGEKISAVIPIRTLGQEDIEGMSLFFATRQGIVKKTLLSEYANIRRTGLIAIHLRDDDEVIGVKLTDGRRDIIMATRNGMSIRFNESDVRTMGRSATGVKGIQLSDADEVIGMDVIEEGTQVLVATTRGYGKKTPTDDYRIQTRGGKGIKTLNCTPKNGYIVGLKMVHEDDDLMIITNAGVAIRIQVSSISTQGRNTQGVKLINVPEGEEVATVALVVSSEDED encoded by the coding sequence TTGGCGGACAACTTTGAGAGCAAGGTTCTGCCGATTGAACTTGCTCAGGAACTGAAAAATTCGTTTCTTGACTACGCGATGAGCACCATCGTCAGCCGCGCCATCCCGGATGTACGCGATGGTCTGAAGCCTGTCCATCGCCGCATTTTATATGCGATGTTCGAATCCGGGATGACCCCGGACAAGCCATACAAGAAGTCTGCGCGTATCGTCGGGGATGTGCTCGGTAAGTATCATCCGCACGGGGACTCCGCGGTATACGACGCGCTGGTCCGCATGGCGCAGGACTTCTCGACCCGGTACCTGCTCGTGGACGGCCACGGGAACTTCGGGTCTGTCGATGGCGATCCCGCCGCGGCCATGCGGTATACGGAATCGAGAATGTCCTCCATTGCGATGGAACTGCTCCGCGACATCAACAAGGAGACCGTCGACTTCGGCCCGAACTACGACGGCAATGAGCAGGAGCCGCTGGTCCTCCCGTCGCGCTTTCCAAACCTGTTGGTGAATGGTTCGTCGGGCATCGCGGTGGGCATGGCCACGAACATCCCGCCGCACAACCTGCGGGAAGTCATCGACGGCGTCGTGATGATGATCGACAAGCCGGACACGACCGTGCAGGATTTGATGCAGGTCATCAAAGGACCCGACTTTCCCACGGGCGGCATCATTCTCGGCCGGGAAGGCATCAAGAACGCGTATGAAACTGGGCGCGGCTCGATTCAGGTGCGTGCCACCACCCAGTTTGAAGAGGCGTCGGGCGGCAAGACGCGCATCATTGTCACGGAGCTTCCCTATCAGCAGAACAAGGCGAGACTTATTGAGAAGATTGCCGAGCTGACACGGGACAAGAAAATCGACGGCATCACGGACTTGCGGGACGAGTCGGACCGCGACGGAATGCGCATCGTGATCGAGCTGCGCAGGGACGTGCGGCCGCAGGTGGTGCTGAACAACCTGTTCAAGCACACGGGCCTGCAGGGCAGCTTTGGTGTCATCAACCTGGCGCTGGTCAACGGGCAGCCGAAGGTCCTCAACCTGCGCGATATGCTGTTTTATTACCTGGAGCATCAGCGCGAAGTGGTGCGCCGCCGGACCCAGTTCGACCTCAACAAAGCCGAGGCGCGGGCGCACATTTTGGAAGGCCTGCTGATTGCGCTGGACCACCTGGACGAAGTCATCGCCCTCATCCGCGGTTCGGCTACCCCGGATATTGCGCGTGAAGGCTTGATGAACCGCTTCTCGCTCTCGCACGAACAGGCGCAGGCAATTTTGGACATGCGCCTGCAGCGCTTGACCGGCCTCGAACGCGAGAAGATTGAAACGGAGTATGCCGAACTGCAGAAACTCATCGGCGAGCTGCGCGCCATCCTCGGCGATGAGAAGCTGCTGCTGGACGTGATCCGCAAGGAACTCGTCGAGATCCGCGAGAAGTTCGGAGACGAGCGCCGCACGCGGATTGTGGCGGCGGAAGGCGAGATCAGCGAAGAAGACCTCATCCCGGTGCAGGATGTCGCCATCGCCATCACACACGCGGGCTATGTCAAGCGCATTCCGCTCTCTACCTACCACGCACAGCGGCGCGGCGGGCGCGGCATGAGCATGATTGGCACCCGTGAGGAAGACTTTGTGGAGCATATGTACATCACATCGTCTCACCACTTCCTGCTGTTCTTTACGAACCGCGGGCGGATGTACGCGCTGAAGGCCTACGAAATTCCGGAATTCGGCCGCCAGGCGAAGGGGCTGCCCATCATCAACCTGCTGCAGATTGAGCAGGGGGAGAAGATTTCAGCCGTGATCCCGATTCGCACGCTCGGGCAGGAGGATATTGAGGGAATGTCTCTCTTCTTCGCGACGCGGCAGGGCATCGTCAAGAAAACCTTGTTGTCAGAGTACGCCAACATTCGCCGGACGGGGCTCATTGCGATTCACCTGCGGGACGACGATGAGGTCATTGGCGTGAAATTGACCGACGGCCGCCGCGACATCATCATGGCGACGCGCAACGGCATGTCGATTCGCTTCAACGAGTCAGACGTGCGCACGATGGGCCGCAGCGCCACGGGCGTCAAGGGCATCCAGCTGAGTGATGCGGACGAGGTCATCGGCATGGATGTCATTGAGGAAGGCACACAGGTTTTGGTGGCCACGACACGCGGGTACGGCAAGAAGACGCCTACGGATGACTACCGCATTCAGACGCGAGGCGGGAAGGGCATCAAAACGCTGAACTGCACGCCGAAAAACGGCTACATCGTGGGTCTCAAGATGGTCCACGAAGACGATGACCTGATGATCATCACCAATGCCGGCGTCGCCATTCGCATTCAGGTGTCGAGCATTTCCACCCAAGGGCGCAATACACAGGGTGTGAAGTTGATTAACGTGCCAGAAGGCGAAGAAGTCGCCACGGTCGCGTTGGTGGTATCGTCCGAAGACGAAGACTGA